A region from the Salidesulfovibrio onnuriiensis genome encodes:
- a CDS encoding MlaA family lipoprotein → MNSSRTISFHSLARAVCLVMVLLLLGACASRKVAPELTLEDRQFRAPVSHVPSPEEIRNAVEDSYFGVDDPANNFNRTMYSFNAHFDKYVFMPLVKTYNAVLIPPARKGISNGIDNLNEVPTFVNCVLQGKGKKAVVTVGRFLVNSTIGILGLMDVASEMGLTKHEEDFGQTLGVWGFDDGPYLVLPILGPSNGRDAIGLVPDYFISMYEMEAIYSAADVKDKSSARNINSGTRAINARANIPFLYYSTDTPFEYEFVRFLYTKKRELDVQK, encoded by the coding sequence ATGAACAGCAGCAGAACCATATCGTTTCATTCCCTGGCCCGGGCCGTGTGTCTGGTCATGGTGTTGCTGCTGCTCGGCGCATGCGCCTCCCGCAAGGTGGCTCCGGAACTGACGCTTGAAGACCGGCAGTTCCGCGCCCCGGTCTCCCATGTACCCAGCCCTGAGGAAATCAGGAATGCGGTCGAGGATTCCTATTTCGGCGTGGACGACCCCGCCAACAACTTCAACCGCACCATGTATTCCTTCAACGCCCATTTCGACAAGTACGTCTTCATGCCGCTGGTGAAGACCTACAATGCAGTGCTGATCCCGCCGGCGCGCAAGGGCATTTCCAACGGTATCGACAACCTCAACGAGGTTCCCACCTTTGTGAACTGCGTACTGCAGGGCAAGGGGAAAAAAGCCGTGGTTACCGTGGGCCGGTTTTTGGTCAACTCCACCATCGGTATTCTGGGGCTTATGGATGTGGCTTCGGAGATGGGGCTGACCAAGCACGAGGAGGATTTCGGACAGACCCTGGGCGTCTGGGGATTCGACGACGGCCCGTATCTGGTGCTGCCCATCCTCGGCCCGTCCAACGGGCGCGACGCCATCGGCCTGGTGCCGGATTACTTCATTTCCATGTACGAGATGGAAGCCATCTACAGCGCCGCGGACGTGAAGGACAAGTCCTCAGCCCGCAACATCAATTCCGGGACCCGGGCCATCAACGCCCGCGCCAATATCCCGTTCCTCTATTACTCCACGGATACCCCGTTCGAGTACGAGTTTGTGCGTTTCCTGTATACCAAGAAGCGTGAACTGGACGTCCAGAAATAA
- a CDS encoding exodeoxyribonuclease III: protein MIIYSWNVNGYRAVLKKDFRSWLDGCGADVVMLQETKAEKDQVPHKHSEPDSFSHHYWNSSQKKKGYSGTCCFCNPEPLAVFTGLPDERYRNEGRVQHLEYPDFHLFNIYFPNGQMSDERLEFKMGFYDCFLEHAQELRKTKPIVVGGDFNTAHTEIDLKNPKSNAERSGFLPIERAWIDKFIEHGYVDTFRMFEPGPHHYTWWSYRFNARQNNAGWRIDYFFVSEELKKKVKRAWIEPEVQGSDHCPIGIELDV from the coding sequence GTGATCATCTATTCCTGGAACGTCAACGGCTACAGGGCCGTACTGAAAAAGGATTTCCGCTCCTGGCTGGACGGCTGCGGCGCGGACGTGGTCATGCTTCAGGAAACCAAGGCGGAAAAGGACCAAGTGCCGCACAAGCACAGCGAGCCCGACTCCTTCAGCCACCACTACTGGAATTCCTCCCAGAAAAAGAAAGGGTATTCGGGCACCTGCTGCTTCTGTAACCCGGAGCCCCTGGCCGTGTTCACAGGCCTTCCCGACGAGCGCTACCGCAACGAGGGCCGGGTGCAGCATCTGGAGTATCCGGATTTCCACCTCTTCAACATCTATTTTCCCAACGGCCAGATGTCGGACGAACGCCTGGAGTTCAAGATGGGCTTCTACGACTGCTTCCTGGAGCACGCCCAGGAACTGCGCAAGACCAAGCCCATCGTGGTGGGCGGCGACTTCAACACGGCCCACACCGAGATCGACCTCAAGAACCCCAAATCCAATGCCGAGCGCTCCGGGTTCCTGCCTATCGAGCGCGCCTGGATCGACAAATTCATAGAGCACGGCTACGTGGACACCTTCCGCATGTTCGAGCCGGGTCCGCACCACTATACCTGGTGGTCGTACCGCTTCAACGCCCGCCAAAACAACGCGGGATGGCGCATCGACTACTTCTTTGTCTCGGAGGAACTGAAGAAAAAGGTCAAGCGGGCCTGGATCGAACCCGAGGTCCAAGGCTCGGACCACTGCCCCATCGGCATCGAACTGGACGTGTAG
- a CDS encoding NAD(P)/FAD-dependent oxidoreductase: MSLRLRLEHCCVSAYNRGMQQYDAIILGAGASGLYCALHAARRGRSVAVLDHGPKVARKVRISGGGRCNFTNLECGAGHFLSENPHFCKSALARHTPWDVVAFFAEHGIGYEEKAAGQLFSDQGAGRVAGVLAEQCHRSGVAVLLEREIGSVSGTGPFQVETNGESLEAPKLVLALGGRSWPQVGASDLGYRLARQFGLNVVKPRPGLVPLVLSGKEAERCNRLAGTALPVAVSTNGQTFTDDLLFTHKGISGPAVLQVSSYWQSNDPVLVDLMPGRRVEVLVEENRRSNALFRKVLQSCLPKRILPEFIPKSIGETPVSQLSNKQLQQAADALHRWEVIPSGTEGWKKAEVSCGGVDTAELSSKTLEVNKVPGLHVIGELLDVTGHLGGHNLQWAWASAHAVGVLL; encoded by the coding sequence TTGAGCCTGCGGCTTCGGCTTGAGCATTGTTGTGTTTCGGCCTACAACCGGGGCATGCAGCAATATGATGCCATTATTTTGGGCGCAGGGGCCTCGGGCCTGTATTGCGCCCTGCACGCGGCCCGGCGCGGCCGGAGTGTCGCGGTGCTCGACCACGGTCCCAAGGTGGCCCGCAAGGTCAGGATTTCCGGAGGCGGGCGGTGCAATTTCACCAATCTCGAATGCGGTGCCGGGCACTTCCTTTCCGAGAATCCCCATTTCTGCAAGTCGGCCCTGGCGCGGCACACGCCGTGGGATGTGGTGGCCTTTTTTGCGGAGCACGGTATCGGGTACGAGGAAAAGGCCGCGGGCCAGCTTTTTTCGGACCAGGGCGCGGGCCGCGTGGCGGGCGTGCTGGCAGAGCAGTGCCACCGCAGCGGCGTTGCGGTTCTGTTGGAGCGTGAGATCGGGAGCGTTTCGGGCACCGGGCCGTTTCAGGTGGAAACCAACGGCGAGTCCCTGGAGGCCCCGAAGCTGGTGTTGGCCCTGGGCGGCAGGTCCTGGCCCCAGGTCGGCGCTTCGGATCTGGGGTATCGCCTGGCGCGGCAGTTCGGACTGAATGTCGTCAAGCCAAGGCCCGGCCTGGTCCCGCTGGTGCTCTCCGGCAAGGAGGCCGAGCGCTGCAACCGGCTGGCGGGCACGGCCTTGCCCGTGGCCGTATCCACCAACGGTCAGACCTTCACCGATGACCTGCTGTTTACCCATAAGGGGATTTCCGGTCCCGCCGTGCTGCAGGTTTCCTCCTACTGGCAGAGCAACGACCCTGTGCTCGTGGACCTGATGCCCGGGCGGCGGGTGGAGGTCCTGGTGGAGGAAAACCGCCGGTCCAACGCGCTTTTCCGCAAGGTGCTGCAGTCCTGTCTTCCGAAACGTATTCTTCCGGAATTTATTCCGAAATCTATTGGTGAAACCCCGGTTTCCCAGCTGAGCAACAAGCAACTGCAACAGGCTGCGGACGCCCTGCATCGCTGGGAAGTGATCCCCTCGGGAACGGAAGGCTGGAAAAAGGCCGAGGTATCCTGCGGCGGTGTGGACACGGCAGAACTTTCGTCCAAGACCCTGGAGGTGAACAAGGTGCCGGGCCTGCACGTCATCGGCGAACTGCTCGATGTCACCGGCCACCTGGGCGGGCACAATCTGCAATGGGCCTGGGCTTCGGCCCATGCTGTGGGAGTGTTGTTGTAA
- a CDS encoding cupin domain-containing protein, with translation MSALTPEDVIRLLRLEPHPEEGGFFAETYRSAESVLQEHLPGPYDGPRAHGTAIYYMLTPATFSHIHRLKSDEIFHFYLGDPCEMIQLHPDGSAKTIVLGQDIAAGHKLQALAPKGVWQGTRLLPGGSFGLLGCTVAPGFEYADYEHGDRSALIRQYPMAEKLITLLTSD, from the coding sequence ATGAGCGCGCTTACGCCGGAAGACGTCATCCGCCTGTTGCGCCTGGAGCCGCACCCCGAGGAAGGCGGTTTCTTTGCCGAGACCTACCGTAGCGCGGAAAGCGTGCTCCAAGAGCACCTGCCCGGCCCATACGACGGCCCGCGAGCACACGGCACGGCCATCTACTACATGCTCACCCCGGCGACCTTCTCGCACATTCACAGGCTGAAAAGCGACGAGATCTTTCACTTCTATCTGGGGGATCCCTGCGAAATGATCCAACTGCACCCGGATGGATCGGCAAAGACCATCGTTCTCGGCCAGGACATCGCCGCGGGCCATAAGCTCCAGGCGCTGGCGCCCAAGGGCGTCTGGCAGGGAACGCGCCTTCTGCCGGGCGGCAGTTTCGGCCTGCTGGGCTGTACCGTGGCCCCGGGCTTCGAATACGCCGACTACGAACACGGCGACCGGTCCGCGCTCATCCGGCAATACCCCATGGCCGAAAAACTGATCACCCTGCTCACCTCGGATTGA
- a CDS encoding SlyX family protein, with translation MEDRIERLEAITAEQERTIEQLNEVVYEQQKQLDELEKLFNIMARKFKELAEASEMETSDVPPPHYGG, from the coding sequence ATGGAAGATCGCATAGAACGGCTGGAAGCCATTACCGCCGAGCAGGAGCGGACCATCGAGCAGCTCAACGAGGTGGTCTACGAACAGCAAAAGCAGCTGGATGAACTGGAAAAACTGTTCAACATCATGGCCCGCAAGTTCAAGGAACTGGCCGAGGCCTCGGAGATGGAAACCAGCGACGTACCGCCGCCGCATTACGGGGGGTAG
- a CDS encoding FmdE family protein produces the protein MSTTIPRERIEATIDFHGHVCPGLSIGIRAAELCLREFGHNNDTPLTTICETDMCGVDAIQFLTGCTFGKGNLIHRDWGKNAFTFYRKNDGKGLRALLRPEAMGPNYAECRDLMKKSVDGTATPEEEERLALLRREQQQNLMDAPLEEVFHISEPDTLIPRPAKILATLVCDHCGEGAMESRTRRFDGQTLCIPCFSKVEQKV, from the coding sequence ATGAGCACCACCATCCCCCGGGAACGCATCGAGGCAACCATCGACTTTCACGGCCATGTCTGTCCGGGCCTGTCCATCGGCATCCGCGCCGCGGAGCTCTGCCTGCGGGAATTCGGCCACAACAACGACACGCCCCTGACCACCATCTGCGAAACCGACATGTGCGGGGTGGACGCCATCCAGTTCCTGACCGGCTGCACCTTTGGCAAGGGCAACCTGATCCACCGGGACTGGGGCAAGAACGCCTTCACCTTCTACCGCAAAAACGACGGCAAGGGCCTCCGCGCCCTGCTCCGGCCCGAGGCCATGGGCCCCAACTACGCCGAATGCCGCGACCTCATGAAGAAAAGCGTGGATGGAACCGCCACGCCCGAGGAAGAGGAACGCCTCGCCCTTCTGCGCCGGGAGCAACAGCAAAATCTCATGGACGCCCCGCTGGAGGAGGTCTTCCACATCAGCGAGCCCGACACCCTCATCCCGAGGCCCGCAAAGATTCTGGCCACCCTGGTCTGCGACCACTGCGGCGAGGGAGCCATGGAATCGCGCACCCGGCGCTTTGACGGCCAGACCCTGTGCATCCCCTGCTTCAGCAAGGTGGAACAGAAGGTATAA
- a CDS encoding ABC transporter ATP-binding protein, with translation MILNVHGLEFSYKSLSVLKGVHFGVEEGEVLAIMGPNGVGKTTLLKCMNAIHRPTGGCVLVDDADVCKMEPGAIARRLGYVAQKQETGRMTAFDAILMGRKPHIRWRVCDRDLRIVDSAVKRLRLEKLALRHLDEMSGGEVQKISIARALVQEPRVLLLDEPTSSLDLRNQVEILSLVRAVVRSHAVAAVMTMHDLNQALRFADKFLFLKDGRIHAAVDRGRITAEIIEDVYNVPVHIEHVAGRPVVVPMDTMEADFLREHQHEHNLTQ, from the coding sequence ATGATCCTCAACGTTCACGGCCTGGAATTTTCCTACAAGAGCCTGTCCGTGCTCAAGGGCGTGCACTTCGGCGTGGAAGAGGGCGAGGTCCTGGCCATCATGGGTCCCAACGGCGTGGGCAAGACCACCCTGCTCAAGTGCATGAACGCCATCCACCGCCCCACGGGCGGCTGCGTCCTGGTGGACGATGCCGATGTCTGCAAGATGGAACCCGGCGCAATCGCCCGCAGGCTGGGTTATGTGGCCCAGAAGCAGGAGACAGGACGCATGACGGCCTTTGACGCCATCCTCATGGGCCGCAAGCCCCACATCCGTTGGCGCGTTTGCGACCGGGATCTGCGCATCGTGGATTCGGCAGTGAAACGGCTGCGCCTGGAAAAACTGGCCCTGCGCCACCTGGACGAAATGAGCGGCGGCGAGGTGCAGAAGATCAGCATTGCCCGTGCCCTGGTCCAGGAACCGCGCGTGCTGCTTCTGGACGAGCCCACCAGCAGCCTGGACCTACGCAACCAGGTGGAGATCCTCTCCCTGGTGCGGGCCGTGGTGCGCAGCCATGCCGTGGCAGCGGTGATGACCATGCACGACCTCAACCAGGCCCTGCGCTTTGCCGACAAATTCCTTTTTCTCAAGGACGGGCGCATCCACGCCGCAGTGGATCGCGGCCGGATCACGGCGGAGATCATCGAGGACGTCTACAACGTCCCGGTGCATATCGAACATGTGGCGGGGAGGCCCGTGGTTGTTCCCATGGACACCATGGAGGCCGATTTCCTTCGCGAACACCAACATGAGCACAACCTGACCCAATAG
- a CDS encoding FecCD family ABC transporter permease produces the protein MHFDDGVLPADYLRHVNRKRTIIAGTGLVLAAALVVAISCGAVNIPLAEVWLALTGSAASKRWDAIIWNIRLPQALAAIVAGAGLAVAGVVMQSVLRNPLGSPFTLGITHAASFGAALSVMVLDSGSMHSTGTDAIVINNPYVTTSVAFAMSLVATLTIIAISRIRRSSPETTVLAGVALWALFTAGTMFLQYFADDVQLAAMVFWTFGDTARANWPELAVMGSVTGAGCVYFICNRWNYNAINAGDETAKGLGVQVERVRILGMFVSSLLTAVIVSFVGIIGFVGLVCPHMVRRFVGDDHRFLIPASILFGGVLLLASDTVARLLLAPHILPVSVLTAFLGAPAFLYLITRRNS, from the coding sequence ATGCACTTTGATGATGGAGTTCTCCCGGCCGACTATCTCCGGCACGTCAACCGCAAGCGGACAATCATTGCCGGAACCGGCTTGGTGCTGGCGGCGGCCCTGGTGGTCGCCATCAGCTGCGGGGCCGTGAACATTCCCCTGGCCGAGGTTTGGCTGGCCCTCACAGGCTCGGCCGCCAGCAAGCGCTGGGACGCCATCATCTGGAACATCCGCCTGCCCCAGGCCCTGGCGGCCATCGTGGCCGGGGCGGGCCTGGCCGTGGCCGGGGTGGTCATGCAATCCGTGCTCCGCAACCCTCTGGGTTCCCCCTTCACCCTGGGCATCACCCATGCCGCATCCTTCGGGGCCGCGCTTTCGGTCATGGTCTTGGACTCGGGTTCCATGCACTCCACGGGCACGGACGCCATCGTCATCAACAACCCCTATGTGACGACATCGGTGGCCTTTGCCATGAGCCTGGTCGCAACCCTGACCATCATCGCCATCTCCCGCATCCGCAGGTCGTCCCCGGAGACCACCGTCCTGGCCGGGGTCGCCCTCTGGGCGCTCTTCACCGCGGGCACCATGTTCCTGCAGTACTTTGCGGACGACGTGCAGCTGGCGGCCATGGTCTTCTGGACCTTCGGCGACACGGCCCGGGCCAACTGGCCCGAACTGGCCGTCATGGGCTCGGTCACCGGCGCAGGCTGCGTCTATTTCATCTGCAACCGCTGGAACTACAACGCCATCAATGCGGGCGACGAAACCGCAAAGGGTCTGGGGGTTCAGGTGGAACGGGTCAGGATCCTCGGAATGTTCGTGTCCTCCCTCCTGACAGCCGTCATCGTCTCCTTTGTCGGCATCATCGGATTCGTGGGCCTTGTCTGCCCACACATGGTGCGGCGGTTCGTGGGGGACGACCACCGTTTCCTCATCCCGGCCTCCATCCTCTTCGGCGGGGTTCTCCTGCTGGCTTCGGATACGGTGGCCCGGCTCCTGCTGGCCCCGCACATTCTCCCCGTCTCGGTGCTGACCGCCTTTCTCGGGGCTCCGGCCTTCCTCTACCTCATCACCAGGAGGAACTCATGA
- a CDS encoding iron ABC transporter substrate-binding protein, translating to MMRRLFLLALVSLFLFGCDQNQPQQTATTSTMTITDMAGRSVEVPVHPQRVLASGSGCLRYLTYLQAQDRIVGVDSAELEVRLIDARPYAMANPQFKQLPLFGQFRGHDNPELIAALEPQPQVIFKTYGTMGHDPDELQQKTGIPVVVLDYGDLGVRRNAMKQALTLMAKVLGAEDRAKAVVDFMENTIADLQKRTEGLQGPSCYVGGIAFKGPHGFRSTEPGYPPFQFLNARNVAAPQDGSEPLRHADMAKEMILEWNPGYLFVDLSTIRAGAESNSLYELHNDPSFQELTACKQDRVFGVLPYNWYTSNHGNTLADAYFIGKILYPEAFADVDSASKADEIYTFLVGKPVFTDLSAAFGGLAFKRLDPSVIRIGDKGKILSK from the coding sequence ATGATGCGACGCCTGTTCCTGCTTGCCCTTGTCTCGCTTTTCCTGTTCGGCTGCGACCAGAACCAACCACAACAAACCGCAACCACGTCCACAATGACCATCACGGACATGGCTGGACGCAGCGTCGAGGTGCCCGTGCACCCGCAGCGCGTGCTGGCCTCCGGGTCCGGCTGTCTGCGCTACCTGACCTATCTCCAGGCGCAGGACCGCATCGTGGGGGTGGACAGCGCCGAGCTCGAGGTCCGGCTCATCGACGCCCGCCCCTATGCAATGGCCAACCCGCAGTTCAAGCAGCTGCCGCTGTTCGGCCAATTCCGGGGGCACGACAACCCGGAGCTCATCGCCGCGCTGGAGCCGCAGCCCCAGGTGATCTTCAAGACATACGGCACCATGGGACATGATCCCGACGAATTGCAGCAGAAAACCGGCATTCCGGTAGTGGTGCTCGACTACGGCGACCTCGGCGTGCGCAGGAACGCCATGAAGCAGGCTCTGACCCTCATGGCCAAGGTGCTGGGCGCCGAGGATCGGGCCAAGGCGGTCGTCGACTTCATGGAAAACACCATTGCGGACCTGCAGAAACGAACCGAAGGCCTCCAGGGCCCCAGTTGCTACGTGGGCGGCATCGCCTTCAAGGGGCCCCACGGTTTCCGTTCCACCGAACCCGGCTACCCCCCGTTCCAGTTCCTGAACGCCCGCAACGTGGCCGCGCCGCAGGACGGTTCCGAACCCCTGCGCCATGCGGACATGGCCAAGGAAATGATCCTGGAATGGAACCCGGGCTACCTGTTCGTGGACCTCTCCACCATCCGGGCCGGGGCCGAATCCAACTCCCTCTACGAACTGCACAACGACCCGTCCTTCCAGGAACTGACCGCCTGCAAGCAGGACCGGGTCTTCGGCGTGCTGCCCTACAACTGGTACACCTCAAACCACGGCAACACCCTGGCCGACGCCTATTTCATCGGCAAGATCCTGTATCCCGAGGCCTTTGCGGACGTGGACTCCGCATCCAAAGCCGACGAGATCTACACGTTCTTGGTGGGCAAGCCCGTGTTCACGGACCTGTCGGCGGCATTCGGCGGCCTGGCCTTCAAGCGGCTGGACCCGTCCGTGATCCGCATCGGCGACAAGGGCAAAATCCTCAGCAAGTAG